GCAATTTTTACAATACCCCTCGCCCAACCCCTGGAAACTTTCCATGCCCCCAACGTAGTCCACAAGTGTCTTGCAAAACCGCAACGGCCCAACGTGCTCTTTTTGCTCTCAAAAATAAAGGGAGGGGTATTGTTTTGGTTGCTACTCTCTCAGTAACCGGTATCAAAACTTGTGCTGCCTTGCTAAGCCCGAGTTAATCATCTGTGTCAATGATCTCTATGTCCATCCATTTCGCGATGCTGTACCTCTTGGGTGTTTCAGATGGTGCATGTGTTTTGACTGCCCTGCTTGTCTTCATCTACTGTATTGCAATGTCTCGATGACGTCACAGAGACCATAGCCTCCGACGTGGAGCTTGTAGCATTGTCATAACCTCTCGACCTCATGCCTACCGTCGAATGTATAGCTACATTCCCAACGTCGTTGTATTATCATACACCCATTGTTCTAACCGCGATACGCAGGCTTGGCCATGgtgcgtacttgtacttatacCGATCGGCTGTACCCATCATAGTAAACACGAGCCGTGTCAACATCATCATAACATAGTAACGAGGAAGTTTACACATACCATCCCCCCAACCAATGTCTTGGATGACTATGATATATCGAAGCTGTTTATGTCACAGTCACACTCCCATACTTCCTTCTACCCGTAGCTCACGCGCTATCATGTCACGTAACATggttgagatggaggacAGTGGTGAAGGAGCATCATAGCCACAGAGTTGTCGTacttcaagtacagtacagtagggACGTTATAACTGATCTAGTTATGTTGTATTCGGTACCGGTTGCTGCTGTATGGATCTGTTCAAGCCACATATATCGTCTCGGTCTCGGTGGTGCACTCACTCTCACATGGGTCTCACATTAGACATGATTCACCATCCGATTTCTACAGTATTGGAAAGTACAGTGATTAGAAGGGCTATCAATTACAGCGCGTTCTACAGTCAGTCACAAGGGTTTGTATTAAATTTGATTTTTGGTATTAAGAGATATTAGTTAGCTTGTCTATTCAGAGAGTCGTCGGTAGACTCGAAGCTCCGCCTGTAGCGACTCATTTTGGTTCATGAGTTCGGCCACGAGAGCCTCGAGCTCCTGGATCTTCTCATTCTTCTTTGCTCGTGATCGCCGTGCAGCCTCGGTGTTTCGAGCCCGTCGAATAGCCGAGGAGTCTGACGCGTCAGACACGACAATAGGAGCCTGGGCCACAGGCGACAACTTCTTGGACGAGAAGTTGGGCGAGGGCTTGGAcaccttgttgttgttgttgaccaCAATGGCTGAACGTCGCTCGGTAGAGTGGAACGTTCGGATCATAAGCGGAGGCGACTGCGTCACCGAAGACGAGGCCGGGGTTTCAGCCTGGCTGGTGGGAGCCTCAAACAGAGGCGACCAGTCCTGGGGGTCTTCAAGAGGCCCGTTGAAAATGGCGTCGCCGGCGGTTTTCTGGTCGCCGAAGTCATAAGAATAATCGAGGTTGGACGAGGAGCACACGGACTCGCTCTTTGAAAAAACGGAATCGGGGGAAACAGTCAGGGATGGCGGGGCATCAAACAGGTTGCAGAAATCGGAGAGGTCGTCGCAACCTAGGTTACTGACGAACCCCGATGAGCTGGGCCCGCTCGGGTTGTGATGGGGCGTAGAAGTAACACATTTCGGTTCTTGGGGGGTGGTGGATTCCTTGTTGTACTGAGGAATCAAAAAACTAGCGTTAAGCGGGTTGCTGTTGCTAgttgtggtgttgttgaggttAGAGTACAAAAGACTGGAGTGGTCTACTTGTTGGTTAGTCTCTAACGGCTGTTGCTTGTGTCGGAAGTTTGAAGTGAAGGGAGTTAAGAAAGTCTTACTCTGAGTACTCAAAACCTAACGAGCGGTAGCTGGGGGAGTCGAAGGCGAGGTGGTGTTCCGTTCGCTCGACTCTGTGACTGCCTAGTTTGGATAAACTGGCAGACCAGGCGGGGTGGGCGCTtgtggtgtctgtggtcGAGAACTGCAAGGGGAGGGTCGTGGGTAGGTGACGCTCCGATTGGTTCTGTggtcttttctttctctgTAAGGCTGGGCTATGTGGAAGTGCCTGGCGATTTACCCTTTTGCGGTTGTTGCCGGAAGTCGGTTGGATAACTTCTTGGGGTAGTTTTGAGGGAAAGAATGTAGTTTGGTTTTGTGAGCaaggtggagatgtcgCACTTTTTATAACATGAGCCATGCGGTTGAAGGTGCCGTGTCTGTCCCTAACTAGAAGGTTCCTTGCCCTCTTTTCCGTTTACAGTTTGTTGCCCTAGCCCTGACTGGTCATAGTCACACCAAACTCAAAATTGGCTTCCCCGAATAACTCTAAGCGAGGATGTTCCTTTTACGTGGCTCGGATATTCGGGGCAGTTTGGGTTATGACAGCGGCAGGATGCGGTATCCGAATGAGCCAGTA
The Yarrowia lipolytica chromosome 1A, complete sequence genome window above contains:
- a CDS encoding uncharacterized protein (Converted to coding from non-coding YALI0A21330g, weakly similar to CAGL0L02475g Candida glabrata, similar to Saccharomyces cerevisiae GCN4 (YEL009C); ancestral locus Anc_7.131) — encoded protein: MIRTFHSTERRSAIVVNNNNKVSKPSPNFSSKKLSPVAQAPIVVSDASDSSAIRRARNTEAARRSRAKKNEKIQELEALVAELMNQNESLQAELRVYRRLSE